The Xanthomonas fragariae genome has a segment encoding these proteins:
- a CDS encoding transglycosylase SLT domain-containing protein, protein MPLAHFDSRPWPVLVVVALMSVVPAAHAISKRDTEKAAVLDTRMAAAEKRYRDALVLVNNSDPKGTAEGDAALEDMEDVIDACIKQRGCLVANQLATYKRLLKARADAEAPAAEDPEDDDTLLQADPDHLGPAANGVPEAARAATLLNDQRHDFDKMVQYNPAVQAGIRRWLTDMRPALLTSYDNYSNLRGVMWPEWQKRGLPEALLFGIMAKESNGKVHASSRAGAAGLMQFMPATGRRFGLGPDGSGFDTRFDARSAAEASATYLNERMAGLNRNIELALAAYNGGEGRATRVFSQSGGRGFWDQDVYNQFPAETKDYVPMVIAAAWIFLHPRQYGVDFAKLDAQPATLKLAKSTTIYELTICLGSMGTRDGYMRALRNLNPRYESDGWIPAGTVINATNRIASLYTRYCINGPRADLARTLITADLNSAIVRSGATEYVPSVAVGDVSPMAGVPTTLSTGQPAVAKPKAKQARSYTIARGDTLGRVAQKYQCEIKELAKANGLKAPSYALTPGQSIKLAGCDR, encoded by the coding sequence ATGCCGCTCGCTCATTTTGATTCGCGCCCATGGCCGGTTCTGGTCGTGGTGGCGCTGATGTCTGTCGTCCCCGCTGCCCACGCCATCTCCAAACGCGACACGGAGAAGGCGGCCGTGCTCGATACACGCATGGCTGCCGCCGAAAAGCGCTATCGCGATGCGCTGGTGCTGGTGAACAACTCCGACCCCAAAGGCACCGCAGAAGGTGATGCCGCGCTGGAGGACATGGAGGACGTCATCGACGCCTGCATCAAGCAGCGTGGCTGCCTGGTCGCCAATCAGCTGGCCACCTACAAGCGCCTGCTGAAGGCGCGCGCCGATGCCGAGGCCCCGGCCGCTGAAGATCCGGAAGACGACGACACCCTGTTGCAGGCCGACCCGGACCACCTCGGCCCGGCCGCTAACGGCGTGCCCGAGGCCGCGCGTGCAGCCACGCTGCTCAACGACCAGCGGCACGATTTCGACAAGATGGTGCAGTACAACCCGGCGGTCCAGGCCGGCATCCGTCGCTGGCTGACCGACATGCGCCCGGCATTGCTGACCAGCTATGATAATTACAGCAACCTACGCGGCGTGATGTGGCCGGAATGGCAGAAGCGCGGCCTGCCCGAAGCGTTGCTGTTCGGCATCATGGCCAAGGAATCCAATGGCAAGGTGCACGCCAGTTCGCGTGCCGGCGCCGCCGGTCTGATGCAGTTCATGCCGGCCACCGGTCGTCGTTTCGGTCTGGGCCCGGACGGTAGCGGATTCGATACGCGCTTCGATGCGCGCAGCGCCGCCGAAGCCAGCGCCACCTATCTCAACGAGCGCATGGCCGGGCTCAACCGCAACATCGAACTGGCGCTGGCCGCCTACAACGGCGGCGAAGGCCGCGCGACGCGTGTGTTTTCTCAGAGCGGCGGGCGCGGATTCTGGGATCAGGACGTCTACAACCAGTTTCCGGCCGAAACCAAGGATTACGTACCGATGGTGATCGCCGCAGCGTGGATCTTCCTGCACCCTCGCCAGTACGGCGTGGACTTCGCCAAGCTCGACGCGCAGCCGGCGACGCTGAAGCTGGCCAAGTCGACCACCATTTACGAACTCACCATCTGCCTGGGGAGCATGGGCACGCGCGATGGCTATATGCGCGCGTTGCGCAACCTCAACCCACGCTACGAATCAGATGGCTGGATTCCGGCTGGCACCGTCATCAACGCTACCAACCGCATTGCCAGCCTGTACACGCGGTACTGCATCAACGGCCCGCGTGCGGACCTGGCGCGCACGCTGATCACTGCCGACCTCAACAGTGCGATCGTGCGCAGCGGCGCTACCGAATACGTGCCCAGCGTTGCAGTGGGTGATGTCAGCCCGATGGCCGGCGTGCCGACCACCTTGTCCACCGGCCAGCCGGCGGTCGCCAAGCCCAAGGCCAAGCAGGCTCGCAGCTACACCATCGCCAGAGGCGACACGCTCGGTCGCGTTGCGCAGAAGTACCAGTGCGAAATCAAGGAGCTGGCCAAGGCCAACGGCCTGAAAGCGCCGTCGTATGCGCTCACACCGGGACAGAGCATCAAGCTGGCCGGTTGCGACCGGTAG